The DNA region ACCGCATTCGATGCGAAGGTCGGAGCGGGACGCGCGATCGTATTCGGCTGCTCGTACCGGTGCGATATCGAGTTGTTCCGGAAGGCATTGGAGCTTCTCGGCGCAAAAGCGGGGCTGACGCACGATTGCAAATACCACGGCATCTTTATGACTTCAACGGCAACGAATGAAGGGGAACGGTTCGTCCATGTGCTGAATTTGGACGGCTTCGATAAAGAGATCGGCATTCTGGAGGACGGGCACATGTTGTTCGGCGGACGTAAGCTTCTGCTGCAAAGCAAAGACGGAGTCATGCTGCCGCTTAACGTGACCTTCGGCGATGTGAAGATCGTGTATTCGACCGCGGAAATTGCCACAGTGGAGAACGACCGCCTCGAATTTCGGCTGACCCAGCCTGAGGATCTCATCGTGCTTGAGACGGACCGCGAAGTGATTCCGAGCGAATCCTTTACAGTCCGTAAGGAAGGCAGCAGAACATGGATTGTGTCGCGCCAGCACGCCAAAGTAAACGACCGCTTAACTTTACAATTCGTGCCATAGGAGGAACTACACTATGAAGCTCACCGATTCACCGGTTCAAACGAAAGTGGAAGAGCTTTTATCCGAAATGACCCTTGCCGAAAAAATCGGACAAATGTTCCAAACCGACCCGGGAACCGTACTGCGTTCCTACCATTCGAAAATCGAAGTCTCGACGCCGGTAACCGGTCCCGTATCCGAGCGCACGCTTAGCAAGGAACTCATTTCGAATCTGGGCTCCATCTTGAGCGCGACCGATGCGCAAACGGCTTACGAAGTGCAGAAGGTGTTCCTTGAACATAACCGGCTGAAAATCCCGCTGCTCTTCATGTTCGATATTATTCACGGCTTCCGCACGGTGTTTCCGATACCGCTCGGCCTAGCTTCCAGCTGGGAGCCGAAGCTTGCGGAGGAAACCTCCAGGGTTGCCGCAGCGGAGGGCGCAGCCTCCGGCATCAACGTAACCTTCGCGCCGATGGCCGACCTCGTCCGTGACCCGAGATGGGGGAGGGTAATGGAAAGCCCCGGAGAAGACCCGTACCTGAACGGACAAATGGCTGCAGCGATGGTAAGAGGCTTTCAGGGGGACGATCTGAAGGCGCTTGATACGATTGCCGCTTGCGTGAAGCACTTTGCGGCATACGGCGCAGCGGAGGGCGGACGGGATTACAACACCGTCGATATGTCGGAAGCTGCGCTCCGCAATTACTATTTGCCTGCTTACAAGGCGGGGATCGACGCAGGCGCCGAATTGATCATGACGTCCTTTAACGTCTACGACGGGGTGCCGGCTACAACCAACTCCTTCCTGCTGAGAAACGTGCTCAGAGAGGAGTGGGGCTTTGAGGGCGTGGTCATTTCCGACTACACCTCGCTTTGGGAAACGATCTTCCATATGAGCTCCAAAGACGGCGAAGACGCAGCGAAGCAGGGGCTGGAAGCGGGTCTTGACATCGAGATGATATCGACGGAATACATCAGCCACCTTGAGCAATTGGTTGAAAGGGGCGAGGTAGACGTTGCGCTGATCGATGAAGCGGTCAGACGCATTCTCACGTTGAAATTCAAGCTCGGTCTGTTCGACGATCCCTATCGTTACATCAACATCGAGCGCGAAAAAGAGGCGCACCTGAAGCATGAGTATCGTCAGCTGGCGAGAGAGGCTGCTCAGAAATCGATGGTGCTGTTAAAGAACGACGGCATTCTGCCGCTGAAGAAGGACGTCAAATCGGTGGCGGTTATCGGACCGTTCGCCGACAGCGGCCGGATTTTGGGCGGTTGGAGCGGGCTCGGTAAACCGGAAGAGGCGGTCACCGTAAAACAAGGTCTTATCAATAAGTTAGGAAATGACGTGAAAATCACTGCTGCAGCCGGGTGCGACTACAGCTCGAATGACGTTTCCGGCTTCCAAGCCGCACTGGAAGCGGCCGCCTCGTCAGAGATTGTCATTCTTGCCATGGGTGAAGAGGATCATATGAGCGGCGAGGCGGGCAGCCGCGCGTACTTAACATTACCGGGCGTTCAGCCGAAGCTGGTCGAGGAGGTGCTGAAGCTCGGCAAGCCTACCGTTCTTGTTCTCTTCAATGGACGTCCGCTGGAGCTCAAGTGGTACCACGAGCACGTTCCCGCGATTCTGGAAGCGTGGTTCCCGGGAACGGAGGGAGGAAACGGAATCGCCGATCTGCTGTTCGGGGACGCGAATCCTTCGGCGAAGCTGACGATGAGCTTTCCGTATACCGTTGGGCAAGTGCCGGTGTACTACAACTGCTTGAACACCGGCAGACCGAAAGGGCATGAGGATAACGACTTCCGTTTCCTCTCCAAATATCTCGACATTCCGAATGCGCCGTTCTATCCGTTCGGTTACGGACTGAGCTACACCGAATATACGTATTCGGACGCCGCGCTGATCGGCGATACGTTAACGCCGGGCGGCAGCGTGAAGGCGATGGTGACGGTGCAGAATACCGGGAACTACGCCGGCGAAGAAATCGTTCAAATGTATGTTCGCGATTTATGGGGCAGTACGTCGAGACCGCTGCTTGAGCTGAAGGGCTTTCATAAAATCCATCTTGCCCCGGGAGAGAAAGCAACGGTGGAGTTTGTAATCGAGCCGGAAATGCTCTCGTATTTCACCGCCAAGAAGCAGTATGAGGTGGAAGAAGGAGATTTCAAGGTGTTCGTCGGCAAGAACGCGAGAGATTTGATCGAGTGCGGCACATTTACCTATACCTTATAAACCGAGAAACGGCGGGGCTGTCCCACAAGTCATCCATATGGCTTTGGGAGAGCCTCTGTTTTTTATTTTGCCATACCATAAGGCAGCCTCACCTTAGTAGGATGAAAGTTTGGAGCAACCATTCGATTAAACATTATAACGTTATATTCACGTATGCGATGATCTGTGCTATGCTATACCTATAAATTGTTATCGCAAGGCCATTGGCAGGTGGATGCCCCAAGAAAAAGCTGAAATTCTGCCATGTGAAGGGGTGATGAGAATGAAGCAGCGTTTTGTGCTGCGGAATGTAAGAACGGTGCACGAGGAAGAACCCTTCGATATCGTAATTGAGAACGGGTTCATCACCGAGCTTGCCGAGGCCAACACGGCGGCGGGTGAGGACGGTTTTGACGGCACGGGGCTGTATGTGTCCAGCGGATGGATCGATATGCATGTTCATGCGGTTGCCAAGCTGGAGCCCTACGGGGATGCCATCGACGAGATCGGCGTCAAGCAGGGCGTGGCCACGATCGTGGACGCAGGAAGCTGCGGAGCGGACGATATTGGCGATTTGGCCGCTGAGGTTGCCCGCTCGAAGACGAATGTGTTCGCGTTTCTGAACATTTCCCGCATCGGCCTCCAACGGATCGATGAGCTGTCCAGGCTGGAGTGGATCGATCAGGGGAAGGCGGTGAAGGCGGCCCGTGCCTATCCCGATTTTATCGTGGGCCTGAAGGCGCGCATCAGCCAAAGCGTTGTAAAAGATAACGGCGTAGAGCCGCTCCGGCGTGCGCGGGAATTGTCGGGACGGACTTCGCTGCCGATTATGGTGCATATCGGTTCCGGGCCTCCACCGGTGAGTGAGGTGCTGGATCTGCTACAGGAAGGGGACATCGTCACCCATTATTTGAACGGTAAAAAGAATAATCTGTTCGATCCGGACGGCAAGCCGATCCCGTCCCTGGTCAGTGCCATCGAGCGAGGCGTTCATATGGATGTCGGCCATGGCACAGCGAGCTTCTCGTTCCAGGTGGCGGAATACGCGAAAGATCATGGGATCGGGCCGGGAACGATCAGCTCCGATATTTACCGGGGGAACCGGATCAATGGCCCCGTATACAGCTTGGCAAGCGTGATGACCAAATTTTTATATCTCGGCTACAGTCTGCAGGAAGTCATCTCTGCCGTCACGGTCAAGGCGGCGGCTTGGCTGAAACGGCCGGAGCTCGGCCGAATTCATGTGGGCGATCCGGCCCACCTCACATTGTTTGCGGTTCGGCAGGGGCCGCATAGCTTGACCGATTCCGAGGGAGAGACGCGCATTGCCGACCGTTATATCGAACCTAAAGGAGTGGTAGTTAATGGATCATTCACTGCATGCTAAATACGGACTCAAGCGAGTTGTCAATGCCAGCGGCCGCATGAGCATACTCGGAGTGTCGGCACCAACGGATACCGTCATGGAAGCCATGCGGATCGGCGGTCAGAGCTACGTGGAAATAGCGGACCTGGTAGACAAGGCAGGCGATTATATCGCCCGCATTCTCGGCTCCGAAGCCGCCGTCGTCGTGAACTCGGCATCAAGCGGCATCGTGTTGTCGGTAGCGGGGATCGTGACGGAGGGCCAGCGCAGACGGAGCGACCGACTCCATCAAGAACCGATTGCGAAGAACGAGATCATCCTGTTCAAAGGACATAACGTTCAATACGGGGCACCGGTCGAAACGATGGTTTACCTGGGCGGCGGCAAGGTGGTAGAGGTCGGCTATGCCAATGAAGGACGCAAAGAGCATATTGAGGAAGCCATTAATGAGCGCACCGCGGCAATTTTGTACGTGAAGTCGCACCACTGTGTTCAGAAAAATATGATTTCCGTCGAGGAAGCGGCGGAAGTCGCTAACGCTCACGGCATCCCGCTGATCGTCGATGCGGCGGCGGAGGAGGATATCCAGAAGTATGTCAAATACGGGGATCTGGCCATCTACAGCGGCTCCAAAGCGATCGAAGGCCCGACCTCCGGCATCGTCGGCGGCAAACGCCAATACGTCGAGTGGGTCAAAGCGCAGCTTCATGGCATCGGACGGAGCATGAAGGTCGGCAAGGAGACAACGTTCGGCTTGCTTCAGGCACTTGATGAGTATATGGTGAAGGAAGATAAGAGCGCGCAGGAGAAGGCAGCGCTGGAGGAGCTTAAGACGCTGTCCAGCCTGCCGGGCATCGACGTGGCCATCGTGCAGGATGAGGCCGGCCGCGCAATTTTCCGCGGACGGGTTAAAGTGGATGAGCAGGCAGCGGGCATCAGCGCCAAGGCGATGAATGATCAGCTTCGGGAAGGCGAGATCGCCGTATATACCCGGGACTACGGGGTACGTCAGGGATATTTCGATATTGATCCACGCTCGCTCGCCGGCGATGACCTGCAGGTCATCATAACAAGAATTCAGCAGATTGCAGGGGGTAAATAACATGTCGAACATGGAGAGACGATTATATAAAAACCGCACGGCATTAAATGTGCTGGCAGGCAGCATCCAGAATGCCAAAGACGTCTTTGAAGCAGCGGAAGGGCATGTCCTGGTCGGCGTCCTTTCGAAAAATTACCCGAGCGCGCAGGAAGCAGTTGTCGCCATGAAGGAGTACGGCGCGGCGATTGAGGATGCCGTGTCGATCGGGCTGGGCGCAGGCGACAACCGCCAGGCGGCCGTCGTGGCGGAAATCGTGAAAAGCTATCCGGGAACTCACATCAATCAGGTGTTCCCGGCAGTCGGGGCGACGCGCGCCAATCTAAACGGTCAGGACGGCTGGATCAACAGCCTTGTTTCCCCGTCCGGCCAAGCAGGCTACGTTAATATTTCGACGGGGCCGGCGAGCGCAGCGGGTACGGACAAAGCGATCATTCCCGTGAAGGCGGCGATCGCCCTGGTGCGCGACATGGGCGGCAATGCGCTTAAATACTTCCCGATGCAAGGCTTGAAGCTGGAAGAGGAATACCGGGCAGTGGCCAAGGCGTGTGCGGAAGAGGATTTCGCCCTCGAGCCGACGGGCGGGATCGACAAAGACAATTTCGAAGCGATCGTCCGGATCGCGCTGGAAGCCGGCGTGCGCCAGGTGATCCCGCATGTATACTCCTCGATCATCGATTCGGCGAGCGGCGATACGATTGTCAGCGATGTGCAGGAGCTTCATCAGACGTTAAAAGCGCTGGTTGATCAATATGCCTAAGAGAATTGCAGCTTTCGGCGAGGTTATGATGCGGCTGCAGGTGCCGGGCTATGCCTCCTTGGCGCAAGAGAGCAGCCTGAACT from Paenibacillus ihbetae includes:
- a CDS encoding glycoside hydrolase family 3 N-terminal domain-containing protein — translated: MKLTDSPVQTKVEELLSEMTLAEKIGQMFQTDPGTVLRSYHSKIEVSTPVTGPVSERTLSKELISNLGSILSATDAQTAYEVQKVFLEHNRLKIPLLFMFDIIHGFRTVFPIPLGLASSWEPKLAEETSRVAAAEGAASGINVTFAPMADLVRDPRWGRVMESPGEDPYLNGQMAAAMVRGFQGDDLKALDTIAACVKHFAAYGAAEGGRDYNTVDMSEAALRNYYLPAYKAGIDAGAELIMTSFNVYDGVPATTNSFLLRNVLREEWGFEGVVISDYTSLWETIFHMSSKDGEDAAKQGLEAGLDIEMISTEYISHLEQLVERGEVDVALIDEAVRRILTLKFKLGLFDDPYRYINIEREKEAHLKHEYRQLAREAAQKSMVLLKNDGILPLKKDVKSVAVIGPFADSGRILGGWSGLGKPEEAVTVKQGLINKLGNDVKITAAAGCDYSSNDVSGFQAALEAAASSEIVILAMGEEDHMSGEAGSRAYLTLPGVQPKLVEEVLKLGKPTVLVLFNGRPLELKWYHEHVPAILEAWFPGTEGGNGIADLLFGDANPSAKLTMSFPYTVGQVPVYYNCLNTGRPKGHEDNDFRFLSKYLDIPNAPFYPFGYGLSYTEYTYSDAALIGDTLTPGGSVKAMVTVQNTGNYAGEEIVQMYVRDLWGSTSRPLLELKGFHKIHLAPGEKATVEFVIEPEMLSYFTAKKQYEVEEGDFKVFVGKNARDLIECGTFTYTL
- a CDS encoding DgaE family pyridoxal phosphate-dependent ammonia lyase gives rise to the protein MDHSLHAKYGLKRVVNASGRMSILGVSAPTDTVMEAMRIGGQSYVEIADLVDKAGDYIARILGSEAAVVVNSASSGIVLSVAGIVTEGQRRRSDRLHQEPIAKNEIILFKGHNVQYGAPVETMVYLGGGKVVEVGYANEGRKEHIEEAINERTAAILYVKSHHCVQKNMISVEEAAEVANAHGIPLIVDAAAEEDIQKYVKYGDLAIYSGSKAIEGPTSGIVGGKRQYVEWVKAQLHGIGRSMKVGKETTFGLLQALDEYMVKEDKSAQEKAALEELKTLSSLPGIDVAIVQDEAGRAIFRGRVKVDEQAAGISAKAMNDQLREGEIAVYTRDYGVRQGYFDIDPRSLAGDDLQVIITRIQQIAGGK
- the dagF gene encoding 2-dehydro-3-deoxy-phosphogluconate aldolase, with translation MSNMERRLYKNRTALNVLAGSIQNAKDVFEAAEGHVLVGVLSKNYPSAQEAVVAMKEYGAAIEDAVSIGLGAGDNRQAAVVAEIVKSYPGTHINQVFPAVGATRANLNGQDGWINSLVSPSGQAGYVNISTGPASAAGTDKAIIPVKAAIALVRDMGGNALKYFPMQGLKLEEEYRAVAKACAEEDFALEPTGGIDKDNFEAIVRIALEAGVRQVIPHVYSSIIDSASGDTIVSDVQELHQTLKALVDQYA
- a CDS encoding amidohydrolase/deacetylase family metallohydrolase; this translates as MKQRFVLRNVRTVHEEEPFDIVIENGFITELAEANTAAGEDGFDGTGLYVSSGWIDMHVHAVAKLEPYGDAIDEIGVKQGVATIVDAGSCGADDIGDLAAEVARSKTNVFAFLNISRIGLQRIDELSRLEWIDQGKAVKAARAYPDFIVGLKARISQSVVKDNGVEPLRRARELSGRTSLPIMVHIGSGPPPVSEVLDLLQEGDIVTHYLNGKKNNLFDPDGKPIPSLVSAIERGVHMDVGHGTASFSFQVAEYAKDHGIGPGTISSDIYRGNRINGPVYSLASVMTKFLYLGYSLQEVISAVTVKAAAWLKRPELGRIHVGDPAHLTLFAVRQGPHSLTDSEGETRIADRYIEPKGVVVNGSFTAC